tatgggaggagggaggtgatgaagaaaggggtAAGACGAGCGGGGATGGCTGCTGGATGAACTGGAGGAATGTGGCAAAGGAAGCGGATGCCGATGCTCATCGTCCTCTCTGCCTGCTGGTGGCTGCATTGTGGCGTTTGCTGCTGGCCAGTACATAGGAAGCAAGGATGGCGAAGAGACGTGGTAAAGATGGCCGTCCATGATGAATCAGTGTAAGCAGACAATTGATACATCCACGGAACATTTAGTTGGTTCCCATACATTAGCCATCATCTCGAGCTGGCATGCGCGGGCTGGACATTGCTCACCTCAATCTGCACTTGGCCGTGCGTCCTCGTCGAAAGTACTTCAGCTGTGCTTGACCTGGCGTAGTCGGCAACGACGGTTGTTTACTATGCGTTGTTCTCCGGCTAATACTCGCTGCTGCCTGCTGTACCTCGCAAAAGGCGTTTTCCTGCTGACACAAGAGGACAGCAGCACTCGGCAACGGTGTGACAATGCAACGGGCCGGATGGATTATcttgggaagaagcagctgCAGGAGAGACGTCAGCGCGAGAGCTGAGCTGGCATGAAAAGTATTATTATTAGCGGTAGTAAATATAATTCTACTGTGAGTGACTAATGGCTGGCGGGAGGTAAAAGGCAGCATAACATAATTAATTGGACGAGCTCTAATTACTTAATTGGCCGCCGCATGCGCCGCCTGCGGCTGGGATGGCGGATAAACAGGGATTGGCGGATAAACAGGGACTGGCTATTCAAACTCCTGCAGTTCCTAACCTAGCCACCTCGTCTCCTGAGACACCTGAGACCACGATCCTGACTCCGGAGGCTTTAAGCCTCGGtgtttttcttcttgggtcTGCCTTCGGCAAGATAAGATTGGATGGAGGCGCATCAAGCGCCCTACTAATCCCCACGCGGTAATATTAATAATCTTcggtctcttcttcgttcatcatccgtctttcgccgccctcttcttcacgtCTCTTCTTGTTATGCGATACATGTAATACTTATAGCTTATGTCGTACTGCTGCAAGTTATCAAACCCCTGGACCAAGCATTCTGCGAACATCTAAACACCTGAGCGCGGGATTACGTACGTAGCAAGTCCCATTATTTCAATTTTCGTCCTTGTCTCTTTCACCTGGAACTATTTCAACGGCGGGAAGGCACGAGGAACAACCATATTCAATGGCTACCATGTATGTCTACCGAGTATTGAGTTATTATGTATGCTAACGTATGCTCCTCCTGATATCACCTAGTGTGCAAAGCGTGACTGGTAACTGCCATCTGCAGCATCTTTTTGAATCTGAATATAAATGCATCTATGCTCTGTCGCTCATGGCTTTGCAGGATCAGACTtctgcagcagcagcaaaaaAATGATTGCTGTTGTCCGGTGCCACATACCAAACGGCAGAAAGCGGTACTATTAATTGTGGACCAGACGCAGGGAGACGAGTAAACAGCCTTGGTTGTGGCGAGGGATCGGGGAGACGAGATGCAGGAAAATAAAGTTGAAGGTCATTCGTTGTAACCGGCCTTTCGTTCTCGTCGCCAGATTTTCGTTACTAGCTGGCGAACCATTTTTTTCTggccatcttccttcctgttCGCGTCTTCACGCGACAAGGGACAACATCAGGACCAACAAGGAGGATCATCGTCCGTTATCCGGACATAGCGACAGCGCCGACCCCTCATCACCCTCGTAACTTCTTGTATTGCCGATAGAAGATTTAGAAGAGTACGTAGTgattttctttttccaatGCAGCAAACAAGTTGATTAAAAGAGGGTGCTCATTACTTACAATCTAGAACGTAATAAAAGTTTAATGAACTACGTAAAACGTACATATTTAGTGTAGTAATTAGCGAGCAACCTGTGGTcactttcatcatcatatttCCAACAAGTATGTTTGACTGCTGTGGCTTCCTTAAACCGACCGTTATCCTCTTTGCCCTTTCTTACTTCTTCGACTTCATCATACTACATATCCCATCCGTTCCGTCTATCTGCACTCTACTACCCCCCAACCGTCATGATCCTGCCATAGTTGGCCACactctctcatcatcactaCTTTTCTTTAACGCCGGGGGGTGATTATAGCGGCGTCGATCCACTTATCATTGTCGCTTGGCTGTGATACGGCACCTCAGCCATCTTATGTCTCCTCTTATTCCTACCTTTTCGCTGCGCCATAAACTATTCAAATGACGACACAAGGACGTTGTTGGCCAATATACCGTTGGCATAACCCCCCTCATCACAAAACCAAGATAATATCCATAGCTATAGCTAATCTATCATGGGTTTTTGCCCTACTATTGCAACACCGGCCACTTTGCTGCCGACCAGACAGTTATGACATTCCTTCCATGCGTCCCAACAGCTCTGGCCAGCCCGCCGGATCCAATATCGGTCCACCCTTCGGTTTTTTGGAAGACTTTTGCGACTTTGTTCTCGCTATCGATTTGCCACTAGGTACAGCTGACTTGAAGCTTGGTGCAACAAATGTACGAGCAGATTGAGAATCCCCTTGCGGCAGCTGGCCAACGAATTCACGAGGGTCAAACGGCTACACTTCATTCAGCGACACTCtaaaatggaagagaggatgagagaatgGTTTACCACAATGGGCGCAAGCACAGCTGAAGAGCTGTCTGGAAGCAATGTTGGTGTCGGGGATGCTACGGGTGACAGCTCTTTGTATCCGTTGCTGAAATCATGGGTCGACGGTGTGGAAGAAACATTCTTTTGGCACGCATCTTAGTTTTCCTAACATATCTCGAAAAACCGCTCACCTCAAAGGTATAGGTATCAACAGTCACTCTTACGCttatttcttcctcatcttcggGTCTTTCCTTGTAAGAAAAGCTCTTAAAAGCCGAGCTAATCCCGGTAAGACGGTTGGTTATAAGGCCGGACCCGCCGCAACCGCCAGCGTCGGATGGCTTTAGACCGACATTGCTTTGGGTGTCGATAATCGACTGAAGACGGTGACGATAAGTCAAAGGATTGAGAATAGAGATAAGCGATAATGCGGGCAGACATTGCATTATGGTTCGGCCAATGTTTGCTGAAGAATACGTTAGATGCCTTTACGTTTCGGGGCTGCTACTTAATTACCTACCAAGTGATGGTGTGTAAAGGCATAAGTGAATGAGGAAAACCAAAGCAACTATAGAGACAGGTAGCCTGTGTTCTCCAATAAAACGTGTAAGTCGTACTTGATTCTTGATTTCGGATTTGTGTGCTCACATGCTCTCAGCAACCATCCACAGTAACATTCGGCTTAGGCCTTTTTGCTCGCCAAACTGCTTCCATTGTCTTACCAGAAAGAAGTTCCCTGTTTCGCTAAATCAGCGCGAAGGTGTAGGCGACAGATGCCTACGTACTTGAGCACCATGTCGTGAGGTAAGTTCCCGCCAATAGTCCGGCCCAACCTTTATACAGTATGgcttgcttcttcatccatatCCCCACATAATCGAGATTAGCGACTGTGATGTCGGGAATGGAGGCACCGTGAACAAGAGCTCTGTCGATTTCAAACCCATTATTGATTTCTTATCGGACTGTTCAGCTGAGAGTGAGACATACGCCAAAACCATCCCCCATGAAGCTAGCATTCCCAATGCCAGCGGGGCACAGACATAGAATCTCGCTGTCCCAGATATCTGCCCCATCCCTGTCAGTGACACTCCACAGCTATAGTCATTCCCAAAGATTCAACAGTCGCATACCTTCCACACTTTGCAAATACCTTGAACCAACCCAGCCCCACCCAGTGCTCCTGCAATACCGAAGATCGCCAGGTTGTTTGCGTTGTCTACTGCGGCAACGGCTGGATAGTCGTCAAATTCCGATATTAGCCTGTGAACTTGGATACAGGTTACTGCGAGGGCGGCTCTGAAACGCATCATCTCTGGTTAGTCTCATTCGGTGTTTCTCGGGCGGACTTACATGACAGCACTTAAACCGGCCACGACAACAAGTACCAAGGGTATTGGATCTGTCAGTGAGTAAACCTCCAGGTATCGCCGTGCTTGCGAGATCAGGATTCCCAACAATATACATTGAAAAACAAGGCCCAAAACGGAGCACCACTGGTTTGTTTGTAAAATCAACTTGTTCCCATATTGACCGACACCCGCAACGACCAAAAATAACCCACGAGTAGATAATTAGGATTCGAAGATAAAGTTTgccaaaggagaagattgaggtAAGCTTGATCTGATGTCATGGTAGTCCTTTTTTGTATCCAAATGTTGATAGTTTCGGGAGGCTGATTCTCAGTTTGACAGAAGAGGTAAAACTCAATTCTACAGATGGTGTCGTCGACGATGGGCTTGCATCATCTCTCAAACTTGATTTTATACGTTAAAAAACTGGTCAGCCATCCTTCCACTACGAGTTACGCAGACTCCATGACCTAAGGAGCCTTTCTTGTTTACGGCGATAATGGGAGCGGTGTAGGGCTTTGTATCCGTCATTCGTAGGGATTTTCTCCTTGTGTAGAACCATGGATGATCCGTCCAAAGCGTGGCTGTGGAGTGGGTATTTGTGTAGATCGTTTGTGTAAAGCTGTAGCCGCATCTTTCCCATCAACATTAAGTATTAACGATCAcgcgaggaagaaagaaagtaGTGGGATAATGGTTCAGAATGATGAGTTTGTGGAGGAGACAGGATCCCTGAGGTTAAGATGTACCAGTGAAATGATGTAATCTGCAGTTTgatgggagatgggagaaCTTTGAAGGCCGAAACCAAATTTCTACCGTAGTAGGGTCGTGAATGTTTTTCTCACATTACTTGCATGAATAAGCATCAACATAAGTAACGGAGCTCGAAGCCTGGAGAAAGTGATGCCACCAACACAGTACAATAATATTTGACATACCAGTTATTAAGCAGTCCTCAGGTCTCAAGTAAGCGATTACAATGATGTAGTAACAAGGTCAAACAACCGAGGAACGAGGAAAAGATCGACGATGCTGACGGATCATTGCCGCACCGACGGTAGTGAACATCAGTCGGTGTGTGGATAAAAAAGGGATCGTCCTCAAGGTGTGCCTGACCTTCTCCAGCATAACATTCCGACGGCCGGGAGTCACGATAATCAAGGCGGTACTCACGATGTAACCAAAccttctttcatcattATAATATGAGCTACCTTGGCGGGCAAGACAGTAGTAGTAAAAAAGACGACACTCGTCTATAGCTCATTTTTTCCACcgttctttttctcctaCATGTCCTTCTCCGTTAATTGTACAAGCGCATCAGTTCTGTCTATTTTGATCTTTGCTGATTGATGAGCGTCGGGCTCTTTAGTGAGTTCTTCTTACAATCAGATGGTTCTAGCCTTCATCGATCATTGATGTACAATTGTAAGCCGTATACATTCGAAAGCAAAAAGCACAAACGATCAAGATATTATTATGCATGGTGTATAAGCCTTCATAGATTTACGTCTGCCTTCCCTACTAACAACTTTGCACCATTCGTAACGTCGTATCATTGCTTGCCTTGCTATTGAGATAACTCATGTCAGCCTTTCGGCTACCTTGAACGAACTCAAAATAAACAAAGTGCTTACCAACATTGCCAACAATGAACCAACGTCTTTCACTGGTTGCTGTCCTTGGGGGGCAGTAGCAGCGGGCTGAATAGCTTGGGCCGTAGGGCCAGCAGGAGGGAAAGGTGGCAAAGGTGGCGGCGCACCATAGCCAGCAGGATGCTGTCTTCCAGGAAGCGGACCCATCCCCTCAGGAGGAACAGACCCACCTGCAGCAGGTGGCGGATAAggtgggaagggaggagcGACGTATGGAGGTTTCGATCCGTAGGCGTTGGGTGTGGGCGTGGGGTACGGAGGGTATGATGCATATGATGCACCatgaggaggatagggGGTAGTACTGGGAGGCATGACCGGAGGTGAACGGTAGTATGAAGGTGCAGGAGGAGCGGTGGGAGGAGTTGCTGCGACAGGAGGGACATTTACATTGCCAATTTTGTTCAAAAGCTGTACATCACAGTTAGTCTTCTATACTAGAAAGGCCAGAATGTCGAGCTCCTTACCTGCTGCACACGAAGAGCTTGTTCAAGGCGATCCTCAGAGACTGAGGCAGGAGCTGGCGGAGCATCATGATATCTACCGGGAGACGGTCCACTAGGACGTCCGCCATAGCCGGTTTCGTATGACCCTTGTAGACTGTCAGTGTCATGGAAACTTGAGGTCCGATAGCGACCTACCCCTGCGGTCTCTGTAATCCGGCGATCGCTCTCGAGCGCCGCCTCGAGGACCAAACCTTCCACCTCTGGAATCGTTGTAAGCATCATCCCGCCTGGGAGGCGGACCCCTCGCACGATCATCGTAGTCAGTAGAAGGCCTGCTAGCCTTTGCAACAGCAGCGCTATGTCCGAATTATATTAGTATGAAGTCATGTCGCAAAGCGATTTGGACAtacggaggaggaggaacatTGTTGTCCAGTTTATCCCAAATGAAACGAAGTTCTAGCTCACCCCCTAAAAGCGGCTGTCTGTCCATCTGTTGCTGGAACAACGCGGCACCTCGGCTGTCGAAGTATTCTACAATGATTTCGCTATACACATGAGTTTGAAGTTTGCGATGGTAGGCAAGCTTTGTACTTACGACGGAACTCGGCCAGGGACAACGTCTTTGATATCACCGTACTGAGCCGCAATGCGGCCGATTTCGTTGATATCCAAGGTTCGCGGAGGATGTAATAACACAAGTATGGTACCCTGACGTGCATGTTAGTCAGCGGATTTTTTGGTGGAAGTCGGCTTCACCTACCTGATTCTTTTCAGCCGTACACGCCCCAGTTACTTCCTCGGATCGCGGAAGACTGTAATGGACATCAATCTATCCGTGGAGTAAGTAAGCTGGACTACGACAGGCTCTTGAAGCTTACAGGTCGCCTGTTGACTAGGGTTCCATGCATAGCATCCCTAGCACGCTGGGCCGCTCGACTGTCAAACTAGTAACGGCAAGTGATCAGTGAAGTGACCTAAATTCCTGGCCACACTTCTCATGAGGACGCACATAGCTGATAAAGATCATTCCTCTTTTGCTAACCATCTCATAGAAATTTTTGATCTGACCGAAGGATTCAAATTGCAAACGAAGAGATTCGGGATCGGCATCATACTGTACATTTCGGACAAAAAGTGTACGACATGGCCGTTCTTGCTGAATCCGTTCTTCAATCGAGCGGTTCTCTCGGTCATACAAACGTCTTACACCCCGGCCTGAAATAATTGGTGAGCTTATTATCTCACTTGGATGGTACCGAATTTCATGACATGAAGCCTTGAAGCAGAACGATCGAAAACTCATTTTCAAGTCTTCACGATTTTAGCTGCTGGGCTtattgagaagaaggctcaGCCTTGATTTTTCCAAATTTATGTTTTAGGCTTTCCCCGAGCTCTCAAGAACGCCATTCAAAAcgcaaaaaaagaaaagatgaaaagggaaagtTCAGAACGAACCAGACTGCTTCAATCGCTCCCTGGGGAAATCGTAGAAATCGGTGCTCACCCTCTGGAGTTCTAGATCGCGGTCCTCCTGGACCTCTGTGCTGATGATCTCGTCGACTGTCTCGTTCCCAATTATCCCGATCCCGGTCATAAGCACGATCCTTGGGCCCATCGTATGGCCGCCCTTGGTAaccatcttcccttccatAATCAAAtcgagggggagggggtaaagatgatgacggGGGAGGCAGTCCACTCATTTTTGAAATTTGAAAATTCAAAACACCAGAGGAACGATACCAGGTGAGTTGCTAGTCTCTTGTACCACTCAATAAATGTGTTATGGAGGTAACGGGAGCGTAATTTTCGGAGTCTTCTTGCGATGGATATACGTTGGATATGCGTAGTCGACTTTGAAACTTTTTCGCTTTTAAACAAAGCAGAGGTAGTTTGAATTTATCGTTTAATCTTCAAGGTCTTGATGCCGATTTGAAGGTATGAATGGAATGGATGAGCCACTGCTACGCCTAGAAACTGGAGGAGCAGTGTATCGTTCGAGTTTCGAAGACTAATAAAGTGTAAGAGATATGGTTGGTTATGGACAAAGGTCGAAGATGAGAGACGACGAGAAACGGCAGCAGTTtcgaggagaaaaagaagtgaGGGGCGACGTCGTG
This region of Cryptococcus neoformans var. neoformans B-3501A chromosome 10, whole genome shotgun sequence genomic DNA includes:
- a CDS encoding hypothetical protein (HMMPfam hit to RRM_1, RNA recognition motif. (a.k.a. RRM, RBD, or RNP domain), score: 53.4, E(): 6.2e-13), encoding MSGLPPPSSSLPPPPRFDYGREDGYQGRPYDGPKDRAYDRDRDNWERDSRRDHQHRGPGGPRSRTPEGRGVRRLYDRENRSIEERIQQERPCRTLFVRNVQYDADPESLRLQFESFGQIKNFYEMVSKRGMIFISYFDSRAAQRARDAMHGTLVNRRPIDVHYSLPRSEEVTGACTAEKNQGTILVLLHPPRTLDINEIGRIAAQYGDIKDVVPGRVPSEIIVEYFDSRGAALFQQQMDRQPLLGGELELRFIWDKLDNNVPPPPAAVAKASRPSTDYDDRARGPPPRRDDAYNDSRGGRFGPRGGARERSPDYRDRRGSYETGYGGRPSGPSPGRYHDAPPAPASVSEDRLEQALRVQQLLNKIGNVNVPPVAATPPTAPPAPSYYRSPPVMPPSTTPYPPHGASYASYPPYPTPTPNAYGSKPPYVAPPFPPYPPPAAGGSVPPEGMGPLPGRQHPAGYGAPPPLPPFPPAGPTAQAIQPAATAPQGQQPVKDVGSLLAMLQGKQ